In one Balaenoptera ricei isolate mBalRic1 chromosome 20, mBalRic1.hap2, whole genome shotgun sequence genomic region, the following are encoded:
- the RAPGEFL1 gene encoding rap guanine nucleotide exchange factor-like 1 translates to MKPLEKFLKKQTSQLAGRTVAGGPGGGPGSCGGPGGGGGPGGGGGLAGGPRPLQRRQSVSRLLLPAFLREPLAEPVLEPPPEEDGGEPAGVAEDLGSGGPCWLQLEEVPGPGPLGGGGPLRSPSSYSSDELSPGEPLTSPPWAPLGAPERPEHLLNRVLERLAGGATRDSAASDILLDDIVLTHSLFLPTEKFLQELHQYFVWAGGMEGPEGLGRKQACLAMLLHFLDTYQGLLQEEEGAGRIIKDLYLLIMKDESLYQDLREDTLRLHQLVETVELKIPDESQLPSKQVKPLFRHFRRIDSCLQTRVAFRGSDEIFCRVYMPDHSYVTIRSRLSASVQDILGSVTEKLQYSEEPAGREDSLILVAVASSGEKVLLQPTEDCVFTTLGINSHLFACTRDSYEALVPLPEEIQVSPGDTEIHRGEPEDVANNLTAFHWELFRCVHELEFVDYVFHGERGRRETANLELLLQRCSEVTHWVATEVLLCEAPGKRAQLLKKFIKIAAICKQNQDLLSFFAVVMGLDNAAVSRLRLTWEKLPGKFKNLFRKFENLTDPCRNHKSYREVISKMKPPVIPFVPLILKDLTFLHEGSKTLVDGLVNIEKLHSVAEKVRTVRKYRSRPLCLDMEASPHHLQTKAYVRQFQVIDNQNLLFELSYKLEANSQ, encoded by the exons atgAAGCCGCTGGAGAAATTTCTGAAGAAGCAGACGTCGCAGCTGGCGGGGCGAACGGTGGCGGGAGGTCCCGGCGGGGGTCCGGGGAGCTGCGGCGggcctggagggggtgggggacctGGCGGGGGCGGCGGTCTAGCCGGGGGACCGCGGCCGCTGCAGCGGCGTCAGAGCGTGTCTCGCCTGCTGCTCCCAGCTTTCCTCCGGGAGCCCCTCGCCGAGCCGGTTCTGGAGCCGCCCCCAGAGGAGGACGGAGGAGAGCCGGCGGGGGTCGCGGAGGATCTCGGCAGCGGGGGGCCCTGTTGGCTGCAGCTGGAGGAGGTGCCGGGGCCCGGGCCTCTCGGGGGAGGGGGGCCCCTGCGCTCCCCTTCCTCATACTCCTCAGACGAGCTGTCCCCGGGCGAGCCTCTGACTTCCCCACCCTGGGCCCCCCTGGGCGCCCCCGAGCGGCCGGAGCATCTTCTGAACCGAGTTCTGGAGCGGCTGGCCGGAGGGGCCACCAGGGACAGCGCCGCCTCAG ATATCCTGCTGGATGACATCGTCCTCAcccattctctcttccttcccacgGAGAAGTTTCTGCAGGAGCTACACCAGTA CTTTGTTTGGGCAGGAGGCATGGAGGGCCCCGAGGGGCTTGGCCGGAAGCAGGCCTGTCTAGCCATGCTCCTTCATTTCTTGGACACCTACCAGGGGCTGctgcaggaggaagagggggctGGCCGCATCATCAAG GATCTGTACCTGCTGATTATGAAGGATGAGTCCCTTTACCAGGACCTCCGAGAGGACACACTGAGGCTGCACCAGCTTGTGGAAACAGTGGAGCTAAA GATCCCGGACGAGAGCCAGCTGCCCAGCAAGCAGGTGAAGCCACTCTTCCGCCACTTCCGTCGGATAGACTCCTGTCTGCAGACCCGCGTGGCCTTCCGGGGTTCCGATGAGA TCTTCTGCCGGGTCTACATGCCTGACCACTCCTACGTGACCATACGCAGCCGCCTCTCAGCATCTGTGCAGGACATTCTGGGCTCTGTGACGGAGAAATTGCAGTATTCAGAGGAGCCTGCGGGGCGTGAGGATTCCCTCATCCTGGTAGCTGTGGCCTCCTCAGGAG AGAAGGTCCTTCTCCAGCCGACCGAAGACTGTGTCTTCACCACGCTGGGCATCAACAGCCACCTGTTTGCCTGTACCCGAGACAGCTATGAGGCCCTG GTGCCCCTCCCCGAGGAGATCCAGGTCTCCCCTGGAGACACAGAGATCCACCGAGGGGAGCCTGAGGACGTCGCCAACAACCTTACTGCCTTCCACTGGGAGCTGTTCCGCTGTGTGCACGAG CTGGAGTTCGTGGACTACGTGTTCCACGGGGAGCGCGGCCGCCGGGAAACGGCCAACctggagctgctgctgcagcgCTGCAGCGAGGTCACGCACTGGGTGGCCACCGAGGTGCTGCTCTGCGAGGCCCCCGGCAAGCGCGCGCAGCTGCTCAAGAAGTTCATCAAGATCGCGGCCAT CTGCAAGCAGAACCAGGACCTGCTGTCCTTCTTCGCCGTGGTCATGGGGCTGGACAACGCCGCGGTCAGCCGCCTGAGGCTCACCTGGGAG AAGCTGCCAGGGAAATTCAAGAACTTGTTCCGCAAATTTGAGAACCTGACA GACCCCTGCAGGAACCACAAAAGCTACCGAGAAGTGATCTCCAAGATGAAACCCCCTGTGATTCCTTTCGTGCCTCTGATCCTCAAAG ACCTGACTTTCCTGCACGAGGGGAGTAAGACCCTTGTAGATGGTTTGGTGAACATTGAGAAGCTG CATTCAGTGGCCGAAAAAGTGAGGACCGTCCGCAAATACCGGAGCCGGCCCCTTT GCCTTGATATGGAGGCCTCCCCACATCACCTGCAGACCAAGGCCTACGTGCGCCAGTTCCAGGTCATCGACAACCAGAACCTCCTTTTCGAGCTCTCCTACAAGCTGGAGGCCAATAGTCAGTGA